From Vitis vinifera cultivar Pinot Noir 40024 chromosome 3, ASM3070453v1, the proteins below share one genomic window:
- the LOC100246881 gene encoding uncharacterized protein LOC100246881 isoform X3, with amino-acid sequence MEPDRLNSPNTSAIMFEVLGHQLQFSQDPNSKHLGTTVWDASMVFVKFLERNCRKGRFSPSKLKGKRVIELGAGCGVAGFGMALLGCDVVSTDQTEVLPLLMRNVERNTSRIMQMNPGSDSFGSVQVAELDWGNEDHIKAVNPPFDFIIGTDVVYAEHLLDPLLRTIFALSGPKTTILLGYEIRSTNVHEQMLDMWKQNFEMDRKYQHPSIQLFIMGLKPSAETPETSSPPINWETNEIGTRETENSQEKNDDSSNETIESDDFVSDKVKKDGILLRGLQNGKLNEWEARRYGSMAARLLRDVKIT; translated from the exons GATCCCAATTCGAAGCATTTAGGAACTACGGTTTGGGATGCATCAATGGTATTTGTGAAATTTCTG GAGAGGAATTGCAGAAAGGGAAGGTTTAGCCCATCTAAATTGAAAGGAAAACGTGTTATTGAACTTGGAGCAGGTTGTGGAGTAGCTGGATTTG GCATGGCATTGCTAGGATGTGATGTAGTTTCAACAGATCAAACTGAAGTTTTGCCATTACTAATGAGAAATGTTGAACGTAATACTTCAAGGATCATGCAGATGAATCCTGGTTCAG ATTCATTTGGTTCTGTCCAGGTAGCAGAGCTGGACTGGGGAAATGAAGATCATATAAAGGCAGTTAATCCAccatttgatttcattattggCACTGATGTT GTTTATGCAGAGCATCTCTTGGACCCACTATTGAGGACAATATTTGCTTTATCAGGACCGAAAACCACAATTTTG CTGGGATATGAGATCCGTTCAACTAATGTCCATGAACAAATGCTTGACATGTGGAAGCAAAATTTTGAG ATGGACAGGAAGTACCAACATCCGAGCATCCAGCTTTTCATTATGGGATTAAAACCCTCAGCAGAGACTCCAGAGACTTCATCCCCTCCAATCAATTGGGAAACAAATGAGATTGGAACAAGAGAAACTGAAAATAGTCAGGAGAAGAATGATGATAGTAGCAATGAAACCATTGAATCAGATGATTTTGTCAGTGACAAGGTGAAGAAAGATGGCATACTGCTGAGAGGACTTCAGAATGGGAAGCTAAATGAGTGGGAAGCAAGGAGATATGGCTCTATGGCTGCTCGTCTTCTTCGAGATGTCAAGATAACTTAA
- the LOC100246881 gene encoding uncharacterized protein LOC100246881 isoform X2, producing the protein MEPDRLNSPNTSAIMFEVLGHQLQFSQDPNSKHLGTTVWDASMVFVKFLERNCRKGRFSPSKLKGKRVIELGAGCGVAGFGMALLGCDVVSTDQTEVLPLLMRNVERNTSRIMQMNPGSDSFGSVQVAELDWGNEDHIKAVNPPFDFIIGTDVVYAEHLLDPLLRTIFALSGPKTTILLGYEIRSTNVHEQMLDMWKQNFEVKIIPKAKMDRKYQHPSIQLFIMGLKPSAETPETSSPPINWETNEIGTRETENSQEKNDDSSNETIESDDFVSDKVKKDGILLRGLQNGKLNEWEARRYGSMAARLLRDVKIT; encoded by the exons GATCCCAATTCGAAGCATTTAGGAACTACGGTTTGGGATGCATCAATGGTATTTGTGAAATTTCTG GAGAGGAATTGCAGAAAGGGAAGGTTTAGCCCATCTAAATTGAAAGGAAAACGTGTTATTGAACTTGGAGCAGGTTGTGGAGTAGCTGGATTTG GCATGGCATTGCTAGGATGTGATGTAGTTTCAACAGATCAAACTGAAGTTTTGCCATTACTAATGAGAAATGTTGAACGTAATACTTCAAGGATCATGCAGATGAATCCTGGTTCAG ATTCATTTGGTTCTGTCCAGGTAGCAGAGCTGGACTGGGGAAATGAAGATCATATAAAGGCAGTTAATCCAccatttgatttcattattggCACTGATGTT GTTTATGCAGAGCATCTCTTGGACCCACTATTGAGGACAATATTTGCTTTATCAGGACCGAAAACCACAATTTTG CTGGGATATGAGATCCGTTCAACTAATGTCCATGAACAAATGCTTGACATGTGGAAGCAAAATTTTGAGGTGAAAATTATTCCTAAAGCAAAG ATGGACAGGAAGTACCAACATCCGAGCATCCAGCTTTTCATTATGGGATTAAAACCCTCAGCAGAGACTCCAGAGACTTCATCCCCTCCAATCAATTGGGAAACAAATGAGATTGGAACAAGAGAAACTGAAAATAGTCAGGAGAAGAATGATGATAGTAGCAATGAAACCATTGAATCAGATGATTTTGTCAGTGACAAGGTGAAGAAAGATGGCATACTGCTGAGAGGACTTCAGAATGGGAAGCTAAATGAGTGGGAAGCAAGGAGATATGGCTCTATGGCTGCTCGTCTTCTTCGAGATGTCAAGATAACTTAA